From Piliocolobus tephrosceles isolate RC106 chromosome 16, ASM277652v3, whole genome shotgun sequence, the proteins below share one genomic window:
- the COIL gene encoding LOW QUALITY PROTEIN: coilin (The sequence of the model RefSeq protein was modified relative to this genomic sequence to represent the inferred CDS: deleted 1 base in 1 codon): MAASETVRLRLQFDYPPPATPQCTAFWLLVDLNRCRVVTDLISLIRQRFGFSSGALLGLYLEGGLLPPAESARLVRDNDCLRVKLEERGVAENSVVISNGDTNLSLRKAKKRAFQLEEDEETESDYKYSKKHWKRQENNNNNEKVLDLEPKAVTDQTVSKKNKRKNKAACVIVGDDNEETKRKSPKKKEKCEYKKKAKNPKFPKVQAVKDWTDQRCSSPKGSARNSFVKAKRKASVSVCSKESPSSSSESESCDESISDGTSRVTLEARNSSEKLPTELSKEEPSSKNTTADKLATKPGFSFTPSKGKTSGTTSSSSDSSSESDDQCLMSSSTPECAAGFLKTVGLFAGRGCPGPGPSSQSAGAAGWRRSGSNGGGQAPGPSPSVSLPASLGRGWGRGENLFSWKGARGRGMRGRGRGRGHPVSCVVNRSTDNQRQQQLNDVVTNSSTIIQNPVETQKKDYSLLPLLAAAPQVGEKIAFKLLELTSSYSPDVSDYKEGRILSHNPETQQVDIEILSSLPALREPGKFDLVYHNENGTEVVEYAVTQESKITVFWRELIDPRLIIESPSNTSSTEPA, encoded by the exons ATGGCAGCTTCCGAGACTGTTAGGCTACGGCTTCAATTTGATTACCCGCCGCCAGCTACCCCGCAGTGTACGGCCTTCTGGCTTCTGGTCGACTTGAACAGATGCCGAGTCGTCACAGATCTCATTAGTCTCATCCGCCAGCGCTTCGGCTTCAGTTCTGGGGCCCTCCTAGGCCTCTACCTGGAGGGGGGGCTCCTG CCCCCCGCCGAGAGCGCGCGCCTGGTGAGAGACAACGACTGCCTCAG AGTTAAATTAGAAGAGAGAGGAGTTGCTGAGAATTCTGTAGTCATCAGTAATGGTGACACTAATTTATCTCTTAGAAAAGCAAAGAAGCGGGCATTTCAGTTAGAGgaggatgaagaaactgaatcagaTTACAAATATTCAAAGAAGCATTGGAAGAGGCAAGagaacaataacaataatgaGAAGGTCTTGGATCTGGAACCAAAAGCTGTCACAGATCAGACTGTCAgcaaaaaaaacaagagaaaaaataaagcagcctGTGTCATAGTGGGTGATGATAATGAAGAGACCAAAAGAAAATCaccaaagaaaaaggagaaatgtgaATATAAAAAAAAGGCCAAGAATCCCAAGTTTCCTAAAGTACAGGCAGTAAAAGACTGGACCGATCAGAGATGTAGTTCTCCAAAAGGTTCTGCTAGAAACAGCTTTGTTAAAGCCAAAAGGAAAGCTAGTGTCAGCGTTTGCTCAAAAGAGAGTCCCAGTTCCTCCTCGGAGTCTGAGTCTTGTGATGAATCTATCAGTGATGGTACCAGCAGAGTCACTTTGGAAGCCAGAAATTCCTCAGAGAAATTACCAACTGAGTTATCAAAGGAAGAAccctctagcaaaaatacaactGCAGACAAACTGGCTACAAAACCTGGCTTTAGCTTTACCCCCAGCAAGGGCAAGACCTCTGGAACAACATCTTCTAGTTCAGACTCTAGTTCAGAGTCAGATGACCAATGCTTGATGTCATCGAGCACCCCGGAGTGTGCTGCGGGTTTCTTAAAGACAGTAGGCCTTTTTGCAGGAAGAGGTTGTCCAGGCCCAGGGCCATCATCACAGAGTGCAGGTGCTGCTGGATGGAGGCGTTCTGGCTCAAACGGTGGCGGCCAGGCTCCTGGTCCTTCTCCCAGTGTGTCTCTCCCCGCTAGTTTAGGAAGAGGATGGGGTAGAGGAGAGAACCTTTTTTCTTGGAAGGGAGCCAGGGGACGGGGCATGCGGGGGAGAGGTCGAGGACGAGGGCATCCTGTTTCCTGTGTTGTAAATAGAAGCACTGACAACCAGAGGCAACAGCAACTAAATGACGTGGTAACAAATTCATCTACTATTATCCAG AATCCAGTAGAGACACAGAAGAAGGACTATAGTCTGTTACCACTATTAGCAGCTGCCCCTCAAGTTGGAGAAAAGATTGCATTTAag cttTTGGAACTAACATCCAGTTACTCTCCTGATGTCTCTGACTACAAG gaaggaagaatattAAGCCACAATCCAGAGACCCAGCAAGTAGATATAGAAATTCTTTCATCCTTACCTG